TTTAGCATAGTGAATTGTGAGCTTAAACCAAAGCTCTAGGTAtgtaatttaacaataaaaaacaagggaAAAGACCACTTGAAATATTATCGGATAATTAAAAACTTCATTTATATTATAACTTATTTGATTAGCAAACTGAATAGATTTACTAATAATTCAAGAGTGGATAATTGAAAAGTAATATGAATAAGTAATCAAATATTTGAGGTACATTGTAGACTACACTATACTGATTATCCAACAATACTTGAAGagtataataatatcaattgaATATTTAACCTTAAGGAATTGAAATCCACTAGTGAATATGTCTTCACACTTGGTGGAGCTACCATTTCATGAAAATTCTCTAAACAAACTTGTGTTGCAATATTCATGATAGAATCAAAGTTTATTGCTCTTGATAAAAGTTTTGAGAGAAAGCTGAAtgattttagaatttgtttgaGGACATTCAATGTTAGCCGAATCAATGCTAAATATTTTTGTCCATTGCGATAGTTTGTCAACAATCAAAAAAGgcacaaaataatatgtataatagtAAAGTTAAACATATACATCATAGATATAATATCATTAAACATTTTGCTTTTGAAtgaaattatttccattgactgtaaatcaaaaaagaaaatattgcatATCCACTTGCTAAGTTTTATCGAGAGAACTTGTATATCATTTGAGGGGAATGAGTTTaacatctttaaaaataaaataatataatgataataactATATTAGTTGGTTGGAGATACCaaggttcaaataaaaaactaaattatataattttcttgaaatgaccatcattttctttataatgttttttttttaatatagtcaTATTGATGGAAGGGcaacttaataattttaaaaatataatattatttaaaaataaagttgttgACGCATATTGCGCACATGTCAGTGCGTTAGTTGCTCTTGCACCTTTAAGATAGCTCATAAAGAGCCTTCATTAGGCTAAACGGTGGCTTCCAGGGCCACGTTGGAATCATCTTAACACCCTCTATCCCTAATCGACGTGTGAGGAAGATGGAGCCTGatttgaaattgattaaatttttttgttttttttttccttcttgattttcatgtttgtctttgtaaatttcaaaatagttcttcaattttttttttttcagatttgatccttgttttttttattactatttgttttaattgaagtagttttataaattttttttttcaattatatcctcCAACTTTTTTGTATATTAGATTtggtttctattttctttatttgaattaatttttatagttgggtttttttttatgatttcattatattttgattttttttatatcaaatttgatatttattattttaatttttttaccttaataattttttaaaattaatatatttttaattttattatttaatattaaatcagCTACTCCATCaaataatgaattatttaaCTATGGGCTTTCCACGATTTGCAGGAGACTAGGCTTGTGCTAGGAATCCAAAAACATGTGACTTTTAATAATCTATATATGGGATGATGAATGATCTGCAAgaaatttgatttcatttgcCTTTGACTGATTTATGGATGGAAATAGAATAACAAAATTCACTGTAACTGTACAACTTGCTAATTTtgggacatttttttttattaaaattatgataatttttatttttaaaaaaccttggttttagtaaaaaagaaatgtttttgtgaaatatatggatataaaaagaatttttttactgaaaaatacatttttcatttgagatgtaaattaataaaattattatgaataattttcttggttattataaaattaaatagaaatagttttcaaacatgttgacacttcaaaaaaaaaagtgtgtttggatgtttttataaaattattaaaataataatttttttattttcaaggtattaaaactataaaataatacttaaaaaaattaatttaatatttttaatagtaaaagcCCAAAGAAACAAACAAGCGGTCCTAAACTCTTAATTCATCAACGGTGTCGTTCGGTAAGAACAAAcgcttttctatcaaatttctTCACTCACTCCCTCCAATGACCAAATCTTCTTTACTCGCATGATCCAACCGCCATGTGTTCATTCTATTAAAATCATACGCTGGAAAATATCAATCACAACGCGTGTCCAGGCACTCACCACTCTTGAGAGTAGAACTTATATTAACCGACCCAACCCTAAAAATGTAAATTCAAAAACCAACACACTCTCGCTTGTTCTCGCTATATAGTTTCTAGAGCTCTGCTTTCTTTGCAACCAAACAGCCTTTTATCTTGACTTAGCATCGCTTCGCTTCGCTTCAATCAACCAATCTCTCACATCGAAACCCTAGTCACCGGATCAAGTAATTTCTCTTTGTTCTATTTGGTtgatttcatcttctttttatgCTAATTTTTAGCTTAGTTATTAATTGCCGGCGTTAATTCTGTGAATCTTGTTTAAGAAGATCAGATCTTTGTGAGTTGATTGCAAGCTATAGTCTTTCTCTTGATAGATCGCCTTTTTTTTGGTGTCTTAATTGATGggttcttcttttcttcattttttgaaGTTAGGTTTTTTGTGTCTGTTGTCTGATTAGCTTATTGGCTTGTGGGAGTGATCATATCTCTTTGTTCAATTAGGTAGTTAAGATCCGTATTTTTGTTGAATAAAGCAAGCTCCTTTGTTTTACATCAAATGggtatttgtgtttttgtttgttttttgatgaGTTTGTGTTTATAATATGGATGCGATTAGTATTACTTTATGACATGTTCTAGTTAGAGTTTTGTAGCTTGTATTGTTCTGTTTGGTGACAAGCAACTTATTAATCTAGGATCTTGATTTTTGATGTATTGGTTGACAACTTTCTTATGTGATTTTTCTCTATCATGATTGATTAGTTCATAAACGGCCTAACCTGCTTGCCCCAGTGTGAGCAGGAAGTAATTTATTGTTTCCATTTACTTCTTGTTTATTTAGgtgatttcctttttttatggTGAAAATAGAGCGACTTGTTTTTGTCTCCTAAGAAATATGCTGTGATTTtggaaaggataaaaaaaaatatatattttcctaGCAAAGTTAGTCTTATCCTTTCAGTCCCTGTTAATATGGAGTTATTTCTATTCAGGTTTGAGCTTTTAGGTTGTTCGGCTTCCTTGAACAGTTAAGGTTTTATGTCTGATCTCGACGTCCAAACTCCCACTGCTTTTGGTAAGCTAGCTGTTTTACTCATCTTAAATTTTGTTGCTAGTATGCTCACGGATTGTATTGTACTGATACATGTATTATTCTGAGATGTGACAAAACCTTCTACTCTATCTACACCTAGATGTCTCACAATTATGTGGTTTGCCATGGTAGATCCTTTTGCTGATGCAAATGCTGAGGACTCTGGTGCTGGGGCAAAAGAGTACGTGCACATTCGTACACAGCAACGCAATGGTAGAAAAAGCTTGACGACCGTGCAAGGTTTGAAAAAAGAATTCAGCTATAACAAGATACTCAAGGACCTCAAGAAAGAGTTCTGCTGTAATGGTACAGTGGTGCAGGACCTTGAATTAGGCCAGGTATGCGTGTTTCAGCTTAGCATTTAAAATAGCCTTTGAATGTTAAGTCTCTCGTTGCTTATGTGATTGCTCTATACAGGTTATTCAACTTCAAGGCGACCAGCGCAAGAATGTCTCTACCTTTCTTGTTCAGGTAATTTTCATTCCTTGTGCGAGCTGATGAGTTTAACAATCAGTTTTTCTCATTTGTGTTGTCTCCAAATACTGATATGTAAGTGGatccaaattttttattttgtttttgtttggtcaGGCTGGCATTGTGAAGAAGGAGAATATTAAAATTCATGGTTTCTAAGCTGTTCCAGTAAATTTAAAACTCCACACCGTGCTCTCCCTGCTCTTATCAAGAACTTTAGAGATATCaaagctattattattattattatctttccTATGTTTGGTTGTATTTGTATGACATATGCATCATTTGTTTCTGGTGTTGTCCAGATATCTGGTCTCTATATTGTGGGATGATAATGGAATACTTCACAGTTTGTATTTGTGTATTATATAGCTATTGCTCTCTCGAGTCGAACAATAAATTATCGATGAAGTGTTGGGGTGTTCCTGATTAGTGCTCTTTTAACAGCTGTTGGCgccatatgttttttaaaaatatatttttattaaaaaaaacatcaaaataattttttgatgggTCATTTGAATTGGGAGCAAATCAatcttttaacaaataaaaatattatgaaaaataaaaaagttcatgGTGTGTACGTTGCATGTTCTAGAGAGTAGATGTTGTTCGAATCCTTCAAACAACCCGTCTAGCTACCAAAAATAACCACATTGTGTTTCCCAAAATGTCTCATAGTAGCACAACTAAAAAAGCAGCGAGTATAGCTGTAGTTAAGTGGAATGGTTTAAGAGCGGTATAATGTTTTTCCTCTCGCTTTTTCTCTGTCTTGATATTGGAATTCACTTCTACCCTTGTAAAATTCAATTGTATCCCtcaatttatgtttattttaattttaattctcattAATTTAACTGCTACTTATGttgattttagtgttttatgaagtttttttttctaaatttcatCAATgggtatttttttcatttaatttttttttatccaatttgatccttatttttttattgtttttttttgtatctttttcttgatatttgttttttttattttgtccctcaatattttatttcatttaatttttatctaattttatcccttttgattactttttttttttaatttttttttaattttgtctataattattttgtattcaATTTTAGCATTCATTCTTCTGATTActctttcatttaatttttatatcaaatttgacctttattgttttgattgctattttttagttttttttttattattgaaaaatttgctttgttattttttttttatatttgcctTATGTGAGGTAATTCCAATCTCATGATCTGAGTCATTGGTTTCAAATATTAGCCTAGTTTaagtttgatctttttttaggtttttttttttattaaatgattttctttttaattttatccttcgaCATTGAGTTTTTGGCCTTTGAGTTTTGtgatttgttctattttttttcccataggGTTATCCCGATCTCATATTTCGGGTAGGATAACATGTTATTTGAGTTCATTCAagttgacttagtttttttttctcaatattttttttatgaaattgattttttttttcactttcatcattttgtattaaattattggcccttgagctttatgatttttccactttcttttctataaggttatcctaGTTGCGGTTTAGTCAAATTAACCTAGATTGACTAGGGTTTttcttagcattttttttatagatttaattttgattttttaatttaattttttttttatctcatactTTAGAAGATCAACCAAGTAActtttaacatatataattttttatattaggatAAATTTGACCTGGTTCACTGTGTAGTGTGAGCCATCTAAATAGTCAGTATCTATATGAGgttatgttttttgaattttcaaaattaatcaacCATGATATTTTGAAATGGTTGTGTCAAGTTATTTCATTTTGAGttgatagttaaaaaaaaaaactttagttaaaaaacatatcaataatgattacatattttttttatattttaaaaacataataaaatattttttatgttttaaaagtttctATAGTGTCAAAGGGAAATGACAAAAAGGTATATGACGGGCATGATAACTCATGCAAATACActgatattattattgttggtgTTGGCTTTGCTGGGTTATATTGTGCTTATAAGCTTAGCAAGAaccattttatcaaaattatcattatttaacaATATGTTAGCCCTAGTGGTGGCACTTTGCTTGGTGGCCAACTCTTCTTTGCCATGGTAATCGAAATTATTCCCTTCTGTATGcaattaatgttatttattgttttattaattagcGTATGCTAACAAAAAGCTAGTTACTAACACATTATAGTTGTCAATATATCATATACAATACCACtgtcataattataaaatcatcacAAATGCTAATATCCCAAGCTTGCTCGATATGCATAACAATCAACAAGTTTTGAACAACTAAGATATTTGCTACAATTTTGAGCATGTTggacaaagacaaaaaaagcaacattttcaaaacatgaaatcTAAGAAAGGTACACAAGTTATGATCATTTACCATTCTACATTAATTAGACCATTGATGAAGTCAAATGAAACACATATCCATAATTACATAAAGGCACATAATtactatataaaagaattaaatcatTGTCTTATTGTTTCCTTACTTAGTTCTCAATCCAAAAGGACTAAAAATAAGAAGTGatcaatcaaatgaaaaattagatgaaaaacAAAGACGTGAAATCctaaatttaaacctttttctAATGAagctaaatgcaaataagaaaggAATATCATTACACTATGATAGTTAGAGCTTTAACATCTGtgttataataaataaagtggATAGTCAAGAGTGCAAATTTTCTAGTCAAAATAGGATGAGAAAGGtaaaatattaatgatgaaCATTTTCACTCATTTTGCCCTATTATGTTTAACACTACTAAACAAGAACAATTTCACTAGAGAGAGTTTAATGATAAAGAAGATGAGTGAAAATGATGTAGTatgcaaaaaattattaatcaacCAAACAACTTTCACAGTACACAAGTAAAATCCAAGATCTAACTTTTATTTACAAATCTGTCACATGTTACCTTTATATTTCTTCTCTAAAAAACCACACACATacaactagcaaaacaaaaaaaaccaaaaccccaGAAAAAGCTTCACTACCTAACCAAGCAACAATGGAATCATCACATAACCATAAATATAAAGAACATTGCATTAAGAATTAGAAATATTAGCATGTGACAACAAccatatttaacaaataatttgcaataaattgacaaaattattcttctcataaaaaaaattagttaataaaacaatatatattctCTCTAAATTACAAATACAATCTCTCAAATATGAATTTCTAATTATACCTGCAATCTTTGTTGCACCATATTTATTTCTTGCAAGATGAAATCCTTGGAAGCACAAATTCAGtggaaaaaaagttaagaaagtGACAtatagtgtttttgaaaaaggtCATCTTGGGAGCACATATTCATGGAAAACAATTTAAGAAAGTGATAAAGATGAGGTTTTTGGAGAAGGAATAAAAAGAGACATATAGGTTGGGGTTCTTTTGAAGAATGAAAGGTTTTTCTCTTGAGATTGGTATTTGTCTGtgtgaggtttttttttggttgcaagGTATAcattatcaattaattattaacatgtttttattgcttttttttttttttgtataaaattcaaaatctaatcttttctttttatcaacaATAGACGTTTTTCATTGTAAATTTTGTGCAACCATATTTGCAATGGAAAATCCGTTGCTATTTCTTaatctattaatttattttttagtagcTGATTTTGCATTGCTAAATatgttgctatatatatatatatatatagcccatATCTTTTTGACTTGCCTGttttgagtcttttttttttttaagcccaTTTGTTTTAGgctttttcttataaatattaccTGATattacaaacaaacaaatccaaTATCGATGGCAAGAAGACAACAGATGAAAGTCCCACAAAAAACAtgagtatttttcattttatcgtCACCCAATCATGGCAGACAATACCACATGGGTTCACATGAGTTCTGATGGAATCTCCAAGCTTTCCCAATAAGATATTTTGGCCTCTTCCGTGTCAACTCGCCTATAAAAGGAGACTCCTAAATCCTCAGAAGACAGACTATCATTTTccttaagaaaattttattctcatttgtAACTCATACCTATAACCTGTACTCACTCTCCTCTGTAACCAATAtatcttgtgtgtgtgtgtatttcatTTCTAATTTGTTGCTAAATTTgcatttggattattttgtgtTAATATCCTAtgctagtaattttttttttttagtagtgaCACTTATGttgttttgttagtttttttagtaagatttcttttgatttgttttgtcctggttttattttaattattttgggcATGATTGATGGTTGATGATAAGGATTTTGATTAAAGTACCCTTTTTTAATCTATGAGCCACAttcttttagtgatttttttttagctcctgtacgtgtgtgtgtgtgtgtgtattctgGAGTTTGTTTTCTAGTGCGCAATTAATCTACGAGCCATAGAGACGAGAGCATTGCCATGGTGTGGATCCCCTGAGAGATGTTCCTGAGCAACCATGAGCAAATGTCAAGTTTTTCAATGCTGTGGCTGCAGAGGACTTGATAGTGAAGGAAGGAAGAGTAGGTGGAGTGGTCACTAATTGGGCTTGTGTCAATGAATCATGACACACAATCTTGTATGGACCCTAATGTGATGGAGGCTAAGGTGGACCATTCGGTGCTCCTAGGGTCAAGAGGCTTAAGAGCATTGGCATGATTGTTAGTGTGCCAGGAATGAATGCCCTTGACATGAATGCAGCTGAAGATGCCATTGAGAGGCTTCCTAGGGAGCTTGTGCCTGTAATGATTGTCACTGGCATGGAAGTTGCTGAGATTGATGGCTCTCCATGAACGGTAACCTTTAATTTCCCGTTATTTCAAATGTTGTCGGGATTTTAATGATCAACTGAGATTGCCCTCGTTTACTCTTTAACTTATGAGCTACATAATCAATATCTGCAACTAAAATTGTTAACAGACTTGCATCATGCTGTCAAGGTAGTGTTCTCAATTCATCGAGTTATTTACGGTTGATGTGGTGCATGCATGGAGGGTTTTGCTAATAATCTTGGTGTCTTGGTGCTGTTGTTCAAGCCTGGATGGAATTGACACAGTAGGTCAATCACGACGGAAAAAATTGATCCAGGATTTGATTTCAAGAACGAGAGAACTTCTCCGGCAGTTGTTGCTAGTCTTTCAGCCTCTGATACTGATATTGTTCAGCCATTAAAGAGGTTTCCCATCATGGATCTTTTGCAGGGACCGGAAACAATTGAAAAGCTCAGTAGGCAATGTTGAGGCCAGAGTGGTAGAGGTATAGATGGAAGTGGGAATATACCACATTTCAAGAAGCTGTGAACTCGACTCCAGATAAAAGTAAAAGACGGTTTGCGATACGTGAAAAGCTGGATTTATGAGGAGAAAGTGGAAGTTgcaaagaagaacaaaaatggTATGATTGCTGGAGAAGGTATGGATTTCACCACCGTAACTGGTAGCCTCGGTGTCTTGGATGGATCTCCAACCTTTAGATCTGCTAGCTTGGTAACAACCCTCTGTTTTCCtactatttttgttgttgtttaagCATTTGTTTATGCGGCAGTATTGTTAGGCGTTGCAAAGATTCCAAAACTAACTCTTTAATTaggcatttttttttggtctaaGCTAgacaatatttgaaaattttgttccAAAATACAGGACCAGAAAAGCAACAAGCTTTGGCTCTCATTGCAAGGAAGCCTGCGGCAAACCGAAAGAACATGGTCACTGCACAAGGTCGGATTGATCCAAATCAAAATACTGGGATCTCAATCCAGAACTGTATCATTATTCCAAACCCTGATCTTTAAGTAGCACGTGTAGTTGTGTCATGCCCAGTATTCTAGAGTCAGAAGTTTGAGACATCATTTGCTTATGTTTCGACCTTTCCCGTAAATAAAAGTTGAATAGATAAAACTGGTGGATCAATTAATCCGTGCTCAGACCCTATGGAGTTGGTATCTGAAAGCTAGTTCTGGTTTGCTCCTAAAACTTTTACCTCCACGAGCTCCTTCAACAGCTTTTTGAAATCATCATCCCCGTTGTCTCTACAAGGAATGATTTGCAATTCTGAGCAGAGTGCCATAACTTTATAAGGACTCAAATGCCTGAGAATTTCAGGGTCTCTATCATAATCCTGGTAATTCAatggagaaaaataataaataaacacaaagtAATGAGCTGTTTTCTTAAAATtcctatttaaataatttacatCTTCTATGGCCCAGGATTTTGCAGTCAATTCAGTTTTAATGGTCTAAATTGCGCACAAGCATTCTCATCAGGAAAGAAAACTAGGTATGCTTATTTCCATTTAAAGGGAAGGTGTCCTGCCAGTGAAAGTAAATAAACTGCAAATTACATGTACCATAAATCGGACATGCATGTAAAATGAAGTCAAGTAGCATATGTCCCTTTAGTGTTCCTAAATAAGCGAGGGACAAAAAGATATAGCAGTGTTGCAATCAAGCACAACTAGCTTGGAACCAACCAGGAACAATAAATACCTACTCACCTTCTCTGTTATGACAACAACTGGCATGGAGCCAAACTTATCCTCCAGCTCTTTGAGTTTCATTCTGATTATCTCAATATCCTAAATTAAGTGACAAAAGGGCAATAAGATTGACATATAGAATTGGTACCACAAGCAACAACAGGCGAGTATGGATGAGATAATATGCTGGTATATATCACGtgctatttcatttttaattcattctcgCTATTATTCCCCTTCTTTTCGAACAATTACTTAGCAGTTTGGGATGAGTTGTACTGATAATATGGATACTGCCAGAAGAGGCAATCTAAATCATGATATATCTCACAAATGAATTTGCCTCCCACAAAAGTTCAATTGTGCATATGCAATCAAAGAgtctaaaaactaaaagacaGATTCAGGAGATTAAATGGTCACTGAGGTTAAGTTCAAGATTAAATTTGAACTTATAAAGAACAGTCATAAGCATCTTTGAGTTATAAAATGTTGAAGTGCGTGTATAAAGCAGTGTAAAATTTAGACAGGAGAGTATGGGAATTGTACCGTGTCTTGGAGTGAGTGATGATCACTGAAATCAAGTCGATCAACATACAATGTTCCCATCTGCCAAGGAAACCTCTCATTTGTAGATAAAAATACATAACGGTAGGGGGGAACAAGGGGCAAGGATTTGAGAATAATATATCACCTGTAATCTGTCTCccagtattttttattggactTCCATTAACATGTGTGAAGATTCTccagataaaataattaagcaaataatatttaagatcAAATGGCTAAGGGGCAAAATACCTTCTTTATCCCCTGCACAAAAGCATTTGCAGAACCAATTGCAGAAACACATAGCACAACACCATTGCATAAGATATCCAATGGTATTCTGGTGTTGATATTTCCTACTTCAAAGAAGTGTGAGGGAGACATTCTAGTGAAAAAAATACGAAGAGATTTTTTAACTTCTCGCATCATTAACTTGATGTCTCTGAGATTATGCTCCGAAACCTGTGCAaaacttttatttcaacatatttgaatcaatttcctgctatatatatatatatattcatcttAAACATGAGTGGTAAGAGGAATTATGTTCTTTAGAGCATCAAGAAAAGCagaattttaaatgaaacataatttaaaaaacaccgaCAAACTATGAAAAAATCAGTGGTAGGTACCAGGTTTGCATGATGAATTACAACAACATCTGCTCTTCCGAGGGCTGTCAAAGGTTCCCTTAAAGGTCCAAGAGGAAGTATTTGATGATTTCCCCATGGTGTTAGTCCATTAACCATGACAATCTCTATGTCACGCTGCAGGCTCCAGTGCTATCTTCCAtgtaaataaaaactatcactACCAGCATATGTATAAGCCacgtgtttttttcttcatgattaGAGGACTATTAACAATCAATTGGCTGAATATGACATGACTTCAATTCACAATATAAGAATCCCACTATATTTTGGCCAGCTTATCAAGACAATAAATTAAAGACAGAAGGCACATAGACAGGCATTTCACATAGACAGATAAAGAACAATACTTGGGtgagaaaaatcaaagcatgGGTTAAAAAATAAGCAAGTACAGCCTGATGCTGCACAGAGTTATGTAATACAAACACATGCACACAAATTACTGAACATAAGCATGTATACGCAAGCAAACACGGAGAGAGTGAAGGCAAAATGACACAAATCATAGGAAAAACATAAAGGAAACAATACCTGCATTCCATCATCCAAAACCACAACACCAACTTTTCTTGAGTTAATCCAACTTCCCTCTTTCTGTTCATGCCATTTTCCCTCAACTAAATAATCACGAGGATCTACATAACCATGTCGCTTAAAGAAGCAAGCAGCAGTAGCAGCTCGATTTGCACCAACACCAATCTTTACTGCTTTCCCACGAAGATGCCTAGTAAGCATCCTAGCTTCATCTCCACCAGCATAACCCTGCcaacaagagaagaaaacatTAATCTCTCAACTAAGCCAATGGCTCCATACAACTACACAAACACTAAGCAAATCTGCACTTGTCATTACTATGCAATCTGGTTCGTGCATGCCAATGTGCGAACCCACACGCTGAGACTAGATTGCATAGTCGCGCTAGCAATCATCATATCAATAACCAGCAGGAAATGTAATCATTCACTAGGtaaaatgaaaccaaaaaagagaaaaaggttaAAATACCCTAGTAAGAATGAGAGGTGAAATTCCAGAATCAGCTAACCATGAAGAAATGAACTCAACCATTGGAGTCTTCCCATTTCCTCCCCATGTTAAGTTGCCAACACTTATCACCGGCACTGGCAACCTTCAAAAATAAACAGATTACAGCAAAAACCAATAGAAAAATATACTTTCCTAGCCTAAGCTACGCTCTTGTTAGTCACGCACAATGGCAAAGgcaaacaaaaattcaaaaaaagataGGAACTTACTAGAAACCACGAAAAACCCACAtgccaaaataataaaaaatcaaagctttCTTTCAGTTTCTCTTATTTCTTTGTACTTTATCAGAGACCAAACAGTAGGTAGGGTCATGCATACCTGTGCTTAGAGAAGAAGCCAAAGTGGTAGAGATAGTGGCGGATAGAGAGAACAACTCTGTAAAGTGAGGAAGCTAATGAGAGGATAGGAATTAAAGATTGGTGCAGTGTAGAGAGCTTAGTGTAGTCTTGCACGTAGGCTATCTCCTTCACTACTCTCCTCAGTTTCTCcattgaagaagagaagcagCCTCGAAAAAGAGAGTACCGGTGGAACcagcaagaaataaaaataatgaagccGGAGCGGGAAGACAAGTCGTCcaatacattaaaatactcTGTACATGTCGTTCGTTTTACTTTGTCATGAAAGTGACACGTCGTCTGAGCAGTAACAGTTCCTTTTAATCTCTCTTCCCtcagtttttttctaaaaaaaataagtctcGCGTtggaattaaaattttgaaaaggtCTGTTTGGTTGTTGCGAAAAATTTtaatcttgagaaaaaaaaatttgaatcgtaatttgataaaagaatggaagaattatttgttttgattctttCAATGCTTCTTGTCGTCGGTTTAATACCGTTATATCTATGGAAACGCCGTCAAGATCGATCGCAAGACGAACCGCAACAACAAGAAGAACGGCAGGTCAGTCAGTGGTTACAatttgttttggaatttttaaaGGTTAAGAAATTTCTAGGTATTTATGGTTTA
This genomic interval from Populus alba chromosome 1, ASM523922v2, whole genome shotgun sequence contains the following:
- the LOC118062989 gene encoding protein translation factor SUI1 homolog 2, producing MSDLDVQTPTAFDPFADANAEDSGAGAKEYVHIRTQQRNGRKSLTTVQGLKKEFSYNKILKDLKKEFCCNGTVVQDLELGQVIQLQGDQRKNVSTFLVQAGIVKKENIKIHGF
- the LOC118062986 gene encoding probable tetraacyldisaccharide 4'-kinase, mitochondrial isoform X4, with amino-acid sequence MLTRHLRGKAVKIGVGANRAATAACFFKRHGYVDPRDYLVEGKWHEQKEGSWINSRKVGVVVLDDGMQHWSLQRDIEIVMVNGLTPWGNHQILPLGPLREPLTALGRADVVVIHHANLVSEHNLRDIKLMMREVKKSLRIFFTRMSPSHFFEVGNINTRIPLDILCNGVVLCVSAIGSANAFVQGIKKMGTLYVDRLDFSDHHSLQDTDIEIIRMKLKELEDKFGSMPVVVITEKDYDRDPEILRHLSPYKVMALCSELQIIPCRDNGDDDFKKLLKELVEVKVLGANQN
- the LOC118062986 gene encoding probable tetraacyldisaccharide 4'-kinase, mitochondrial isoform X2, translated to MEKLRRVVKEIAYVQDYTKLSTLHQSLIPILSLASSLYRVVLSIRHYLYHFGFFSKHRLPVPVISVGNLTWGGNGKTPMVEFISSWLADSGISPLILTRGYAGGDEARMLTRHLRGKAVKIGVGANRAATAACFFKRHGYVDPRDYLVEGKWHEQKEGSWINSRKVGVVVLDDGMQHWSLQRDIEIVMVNGLTPWGNHQILPLGPLREPLTALGRADVVVIHHANLMGTLYVDRLDFSDHHSLQDTDIEIIRMKLKELEDKFGSMPVVVITEKDYDRDPEILRHLSPYKVMALCSELQIIPCRDNGDDDFKKLLKELVEVKVLGANQN
- the LOC118062986 gene encoding probable tetraacyldisaccharide 4'-kinase, mitochondrial isoform X3, translated to MGYAGGDEARMLTRHLRGKAVKIGVGANRAATAACFFKRHGYVDPRDYLVEGKWHEQKEGSWINSRKVGVVVLDDGMQHWSLQRDIEIVMVNGLTPWGNHQILPLGPLREPLTALGRADVVVIHHANLVSEHNLRDIKLMMREVKKSLRIFFTRMSPSHFFEVGNINTRIPLDILCNGVVLCVSAIGSANAFVQGIKKMGTLYVDRLDFSDHHSLQDTDIEIIRMKLKELEDKFGSMPVVVITEKDYDRDPEILRHLSPYKVMALCSELQIIPCRDNGDDDFKKLLKELVEVKVLGANQN
- the LOC118062986 gene encoding probable tetraacyldisaccharide 4'-kinase, mitochondrial isoform X1, producing the protein MEKLRRVVKEIAYVQDYTKLSTLHQSLIPILSLASSLYRVVLSIRHYLYHFGFFSKHRLPVPVISVGNLTWGGNGKTPMVEFISSWLADSGISPLILTRGYAGGDEARMLTRHLRGKAVKIGVGANRAATAACFFKRHGYVDPRDYLVEGKWHEQKEGSWINSRKVGVVVLDDGMQHWSLQRDIEIVMVNGLTPWGNHQILPLGPLREPLTALGRADVVVIHHANLVSEHNLRDIKLMMREVKKSLRIFFTRMSPSHFFEVGNINTRIPLDILCNGVVLCVSAIGSANAFVQGIKKMGTLYVDRLDFSDHHSLQDTDIEIIRMKLKELEDKFGSMPVVVITEKDYDRDPEILRHLSPYKVMALCSELQIIPCRDNGDDDFKKLLKELVEVKVLGANQN